A segment of the Calditrichota bacterium genome:
GAGCTGGTACTCTACCTCATCTATTTCCATTGGGGCAAACATGCTCTCCCGATAGAAATCCAGATGCCCGCTGGTCCGCCACATATCCAGACGCGCAATGTGCGGAGTGTACAACAATTCATACCCGGCTTTGTAGTGTTCTTCCCGCCAAAATGTTTCAATGGCGTTCCGAATAAACGCCCCCTTGGGATGCCAGAGAATGAGTCCCTGCCCCACGTTTTCATTGATCGAAAAGAGATCGAGTTCTCTGCCTATTTTCCGATGGTCGCGTCGTTTGGCTTCTTCCAGCCGGTGGAGATACTCTTCCAATTGACTCTGCTTCGGAAACGCCGTGCCGTAAATGCGCTGGAGCATTTTGTTGTGCTCATCGCCGCGCCAGTACGCCCCGGCCACATTTAAGAGTTTCGGATATTTAATGTAGCGGGTGTTGGGCAGATGCGGCCCGCGGCACAAATCGACAAACTCACCCTGCCGATACACGGAAACGGAATCGTCTTCAATTTCCGACAAAATTTCGATCTTGTACTCTTCCCCCATTGAGCGGAACAAATTTATCGCCTCATCCAGCGGAAGTTCCTCACGCTGAATGTCAAGGGCTTCTTTGACGAGTTCCTTCATTCGTTTTTCAATGGCTTCCAGGTCTTCAGCCGTAAACGGGTGATCCACATCAATGTCGTAATAAAAGCCATTTTCAATGGGAGGCCCGATAGCCAATTTTGCGCTTGGGAAAAGCTCCTTGACCGCCTGAGCCATCAAATGAGCCGAACTATGCCAGAAAACGTCCCGCCCTTCCGGATCGTCAAACGTCAAAATCTCCAGTTTCCCGCTCCGGTGCAAAGGCCGGTTTAAATCCAGAATTTGCCCGTCCAATCGCACGGCAACCGCCTTTTTAAGGAATTTGGGCGCAAATTGTTTGAGGACGTCCTGAGCCGTCTTTCCCTCGGGAATGGTAACATCCCTGCCATCGGGCAATGTAATTGTGAGCTCCAAAATCCGGGTCTCCCTTATTAAATAAATCCCGCTTACCGCGGGATTCTAAAAAGAACGCTCATTTTCAGTAACAAAAGAAATAATAAAGCGTTATTATTATAATTAATTTTCGGTCAAAAGTCAAGAAAAAATATTGCGAAAAGCGACATTTAGAAAAAGAGGAAGCACAAATTTGTAAGTTAACTGTGCAACGGTTTTAATCCTCCGCGGGAT
Coding sequences within it:
- the thrS gene encoding threonine--tRNA ligase; this encodes MELTITLPDGRDVTIPEGKTAQDVLKQFAPKFLKKAVAVRLDGQILDLNRPLHRSGKLEILTFDDPEGRDVFWHSSAHLMAQAVKELFPSAKLAIGPPIENGFYYDIDVDHPFTAEDLEAIEKRMKELVKEALDIQREELPLDEAINLFRSMGEEYKIEILSEIEDDSVSVYRQGEFVDLCRGPHLPNTRYIKYPKLLNVAGAYWRGDEHNKMLQRIYGTAFPKQSQLEEYLHRLEEAKRRDHRKIGRELDLFSINENVGQGLILWHPKGAFIRNAIETFWREEHYKAGYELLYTPHIARLDMWRTSGHLDFYRESMFAPMEIDEVEYQLKPMNCPFHIQIYKSQLRSYRDLPLRWAELGTVYRYERSGVLHGLMRVRGFTQDDAHIFCRPDQIESEVMDVLDFTLFFLRTFGFEHFNVYLSTQPEKFVGTQENWDISTDALKDALEKKGIAYKIDPGEGVFYGPKIDIKIKDVLNREWQCTTVQVDFNLPERFDVNYIGEDGQQHRTIMIHRALLGSLERFFGVLIEHYGGDFPTWLAPVQVVLMPITDRSRDYALSIQTELKKAGIRTVLDDRNEKVGYKIREAEMQKIPYMIILGDREAQENKITFRKRHMGDQGQVELSEFIERITEEIRLKKYN